The following are from one region of the Oreochromis aureus strain Israel breed Guangdong linkage group 1, ZZ_aureus, whole genome shotgun sequence genome:
- the LOC116314692 gene encoding tetraspanin-3-like: MGQCGITSSKTVLVFLNLIFWAAAGILCYIGAYVFITYDDYDHFFEDVYTLIPAVVIIAVGTLLFIIGLIGCCATIRESSCGLATFAAILLLVFVTECVVVVLGYIYRAKVEDEVNHSIQKVYNEYNGTNADAPSRAIDYVQRQLHCCGIHNYSDWKNTRWFNESKNNSVPVSCCQPSISNCTGTLTRPADLYQEGCEALVVKKLKEIMMYVIWAALTFASIQMLGMLCACVVLCRRSHDPAYELLVTTNSYA; encoded by the exons gcTGCAGCTGGAATTTTATGCTACATAGGAGCTTATGTGTTTATCACATATGATGACTATGACCACTTCTTTGAAGATGTGTACACGTTGATTCCAGCTGTTGTAATCATAGCTGTCGGAACTCTTCTCTTCATCATCGGTTTGATTGGCTGCTGTGCAACAATACGTGAAAGCTCCTGTGGCTTGGCAACG tttgctgcCATACTCCTGCTGGTATTTGTAACGgagtgtgtggtggtggtgcttGGCTACATATACAGAGCAAAG gTAGAAGATGAGGTGAATCACTCCATTCAGAAAGTTTACAATGAATACAACGGCACCAACGCTGATGCTCCTAGCCGGGCGATTGATTATGTGCAGAGGCAG CTTCACTGCTGTGGCATTCACAACTACTCTGACTGGAAGAACACCCGCTGGTTTAATGAATCCAAGAACAACAGCGTCCCCGTCAGTTGCTGTCAGCCCAGCATCAGTAACTGTACAGGCACGCTCACTCGACCAGCAGATCTTTACCAAGAG GGATGTGAAGCTCTTGTTGTGAAGAAATTAAAGGAGATTATGATGTATGTCATATGGGCTGCGCTGACTTTTGCATCTATACAG ATGCTGGGCATGCTCTGTGCTTGCGTGGTGCTGTGCAGGAGGAGCCATGACCCAGCGTATGAGCTGCTGGTCACAACCAACAGCTATGCATGA